In Trichocoleus desertorum NBK24, the following are encoded in one genomic region:
- a CDS encoding M48 family metallopeptidase, which translates to MPTYPGISSEAFRHPLDRQAEQALRNVPGFDLVARKFVEFLYERPQLIYLMGNSIQVGPRQYASIYHLFRECVRDLDIHPEPSLFVVQNPLANSYALGEEHPYIVLHTGLLDLLSDAEIRVVLAHELGHIKCGHTTLIQMANWAIQMVAALGEMTMGLGNIVGSGLIYAFYEWRRKAELTSDRAALLATDDLTLVMQTMMKIAGGSSKHLQECSLNEFIRQSESYQELDQDGLNQIYKFLLYNGNGSQGSMLSHPFPVERIRYIREWASSEEYRQIRQGHYARAEAAGAVNTSAKSPQAEAEELRRQLEELQKEINRIRRDK; encoded by the coding sequence ATGCCTACCTATCCAGGAATTTCGAGTGAAGCATTTCGGCATCCCCTCGATCGCCAAGCCGAGCAAGCTCTACGCAATGTCCCTGGCTTCGATCTCGTGGCTCGGAAATTTGTGGAATTTCTCTACGAACGGCCCCAACTGATTTATTTAATGGGCAACAGCATTCAAGTTGGCCCTCGTCAGTACGCCTCGATCTATCACCTTTTTCGCGAATGTGTCCGCGACCTAGACATTCACCCAGAGCCTTCTCTGTTTGTGGTGCAAAATCCTCTGGCTAACAGTTACGCCTTGGGAGAAGAGCATCCTTATATTGTCCTTCATACAGGACTGTTGGACTTACTCAGCGACGCTGAAATTCGAGTTGTGCTGGCTCATGAATTAGGCCACATCAAATGCGGTCATACTACTTTGATCCAGATGGCGAATTGGGCCATTCAGATGGTAGCAGCGCTCGGAGAAATGACGATGGGTTTAGGCAACATCGTTGGCAGTGGTTTAATCTATGCCTTTTACGAATGGCGACGCAAAGCCGAACTGACTTCCGATCGCGCCGCACTCCTCGCCACCGACGACCTAACGTTAGTTATGCAAACCATGATGAAAATTGCGGGTGGCAGCAGCAAGCATCTGCAAGAGTGCAGCTTAAATGAATTTATCCGCCAATCGGAAAGCTACCAAGAGCTAGACCAAGATGGCTTGAACCAGATCTACAAGTTTTTGCTCTACAACGGCAACGGCTCTCAAGGCTCCATGCTCAGCCATCCTTTCCCAGTTGAGCGCATTCGTTACATCCGCGAATGGGCCAGCTCAGAAGAATACCGCCAGATTCGCCAAGGTCATTATGCCCGTGCTGAAGCGGCAGGAGCGGTCAATACTTCGGCAAAATCGCCTCAAGCCGAAGCAGAAGAGTTGCGGCGGCAATTGGAGGAACTGCAAAAAGAGATCAATCGAATTCGACGAGATAAGTAG
- the psb34 gene encoding photosystem II assembly protein Psb34, translated as MRYTTDENGVLNNYAAEPAMYYAEYPTPEQQQRYLFQGAIAVLLVATSIFVALSAS; from the coding sequence ATGCGTTACACAACCGACGAAAACGGCGTTCTCAACAACTACGCAGCTGAGCCTGCCATGTACTACGCAGAATATCCCACCCCAGAACAACAACAGCGTTACCTATTCCAAGGCGCGATCGCCGTTCTTTTGGTCGCAACTTCTATATTTGTCGCCCTATCTGCTAGCTAA